In Hydractinia symbiolongicarpus strain clone_291-10 chromosome 15, HSymV2.1, whole genome shotgun sequence, one DNA window encodes the following:
- the LOC130628904 gene encoding uncharacterized protein LOC130628904 has product MASSIADADAKESLKKLLEENDDEFSLEKITDEEMKKVDYLINYLEVRTITDFAKLCQHQVFKLLSGEIKSYRLAVVKHQEVKLDGVRLMKHHLPIHNIHCGSGNFTDAQRLAICEVAETFVNCDDMFTLVHSVLEYTIILWATIGFGELKPAQARYYLLHGGEDRKTEAYIAMERKFFKKRGNKASETSTHVPEDAQEDNLLTRGDANTSTKSIAVREAKQCPACSVTVPNLPRHMRKVHKGRDAKAKHVTASHLLRKVYSWKGQTISRRKSKSSVKKSSSSKDYHVKRHCPVAGCFAVCVKMYEHLSLCHHLEKEEKDQLLSVARAFKPGDVEDRGLETSTNELIGGDYQSEFIINTCDAQDQQSSEHTEQVDAAANELEVNAPGEVDRAMSLFLAYMMSPDGGRRENKSAIQVVTEVRSVVDKIGARIFIGMKDARTLKYS; this is encoded by the exons ATGGCTTCTAGCATAGCAGATGCAGATGCAAAAGAATCTCTAAAGAAACTGTTGGAAGAAAATGATGATGAATTTTCAT tggagaaaattactGATGAAGAAATGAAGAAGGTCGATTATCTTATTAATTATCTGGAAGTTAGAACAATCACCGATTTCGCTAAATTGTGTCAGCACCAGGTTTTCAAGCTCTTGTCGGGAGAAATAAAAAGTTACCGCCTGGCAGTTGTTAAACATCAGGAAGTAAAGTTAGATGGTGTTCGACTGATGAAGCACCATCTTCCCATACACAACATCCATTGTGGTTCTGGAAATTTTACGGACGCTCAGCGACTTGCCATCTGTGAAGTAGCAGAAACATTTGTTAACTGTGATGACATGTTTACTTTGGTTCATAGCGTTTTGGAATATACCATAATATTATGGGCAACAATTGGCTTTGGCgaattgaaacctgcgcaggcgcgatACTACCTTCTGCATGGCGGAGAAGATCGCAAAACTGAAGCTTACATTGCTATGGAAAGAAAAT TTTTCAAGAAAAGGGGAAACAAAGCATCAGAGACTTCTACTCATGTACCTGAAGATGCCCAAGAAG ACAATTTACTAACCCGGGGCGATGCAAACACATCAACAAAATCAATAGCG GTTCGCGAAGCAAAACAATGCCCTGCTTGCTCTGTGACTGTTCCTAACTTGCCCAGACACATGCGAAAAGTGCATAAAGGAAGGGATGCAAAAGCTAAGCACGTGACAGCGTCTCACTTACTTAGAAAGGTATACTCCTGGAAAGGCCAAACAATAAGCCGACGAAAGAGTAAATCCAGTGTAAAAAAATCTTCGTCTAGCAAGGATTACCATGTAAAACGGCACTGTCCTGTAGCTGGTTGTTTTGCCGTATGCGTAAAGATGTACGAACATCTTTCGCTATGCCACCATCTCGAAAAAGAGGAAAAGGACCAGCTGCTATCAGTAGCCAGAGCCTTCAAGCCTGGAGACGTGGAAGATAGAGGCTTGGAAACGTCAACGAATGAGTTAATTGGCGGGGACTACCAATCTGAATTTATAATCAATACCTGCGATGCTCAAGATCAACAGTCTTCTGAGCACACTGAACAAGTTGACGCTGCCGCCAATGAATTGGAAGTTAATGCACCTGGAGAAGTAGACCGCGCAATGTCTCTTTTCCTGGCATATATGATGTCGCCAGATGGAGGTCGTCGGGAAAATAAGTCTGCCATCCAAGTTGTAACAGAAGTTAGATCAGTCGTTGATAAAATCGGTGCACGCATTTTTATAGGAATGAAAGATGCGCGCACACTAAAGTATTCctaa